The genome window GGTAAAATTGCAGCAGAAACGGGCATAATTCATCATAGAATAAGGAGCCTCACACCATGGAGTGGTTGACTGATCCCCAGGTCTGGCTGGCGCTGGCGACACTGACGGCGCTGGAGATCGTGCTCGGCATCGACAACATCATCTTTATTTCCATCCTTGCCGGGAAGCTTCCAGCCCACCAGCAGGAAAAGGCCCGCCTGACCGGGCTCGGCCTGGCGATGTTCATCCGGATAGCCCTGCTCTTTTCCCTTACCTGGCTGATGGGTCTCACCGCCCCGCTCTTCACGGTAATCGGCAACGAGATATCGGGAAGAGACCTCATCCTTCTCTCCGGCGGGCTCTTTCTCCTGGGGAAAAGCACCATGGAGATCCACGAGAAGCTGGAGGGGAAGGAAGGGCACTCCAGTACCCGGGCAGGGTCAAACTTTGCCGCGGTCATCGTCCAGATCCTTCTCCTGGATATCGTCTTTTCCCTCGATTCCATCATCACCGCCCTGGGGATGGCCAGCAAGGTCGGGGTGATGGTCGCTGCGGTAGTCCTGGCAGTCGGCTTCATGATGCTCTTTTCCGGCAAGATCAGCGCCTTCGTGGATCGGCACCCGACCATCAAGATGCTGGCCCTTTCCTTCCTCATCCTGATCGGAGTCGCACTGATCGGCGACGGTCTGGACCGGCACCTTCCCAAAGGATATATCTACTTCGCCATGGCCTTTTCCGTCATGGTCGAGATGCTTAACCTCCGCCTTCGTCAGACCGGGACGCCGGTCAAGCTTCATCAGCCATTTACCGAAGAAGAGGAAAACGCGGCACTTGAAAAAACCAGCTGAATTCAAACCAAGGAGGATGCAGATGAAATGTCCCGTCTGTGACAACGTGGATCTCCTGATGTCCGAACGTCAGGGAGTAGAGATCGATTACTGCCCCCGCTGCCGCGGGGTCTGGCTTGACCGCGGCGAACTCGACAAGATCATCGAGCGGTCCGACAACAGTGAGACAGCCCCTGCCCGACCGCAACAGCGGGCACCTGAACCGGCGCCCGCCCCTGTCCATTACCAGCACGGCATGCCCGGTCACCACCAGGGTGGCTACAAGCCGCACAAAAAGAAATCGCTGCTTTCGGATTTGTTCGATTTCGATTGATTCAACAAAAGCAGGCAGTCGGTTTATCGCAGAAACAAACCGATCATATTTCACAATAGGAGGAGAGGAGATGCGCTATTACAGAAAAAAACCCCAGGATGAATCGTCAAAGGCACAAAAGCGAAGACGGGACGACACTGCGTTGAAGAATGTCGTTTCGCTACGGATCAGTGATAAAGAAAAAAAGATACTTGAACGGATAACCAAGGCAAGTTCAAAGAATGTGTCGGAGGTGATCCGCGAGGCGCTGGATCTCTGGATGGCACAGCGGCAGCGACTCTGTCTCGATGTATGACCTGACAGCACCCCTTGCCTGAAAGATCCCCTGCAGGGGCCGGACACTATGCCGGCCCCTTGCCTGTCCATGAGAACCCCTCCGGAATCTCCCACCCCTCGATCCGCCGTATCAGCGCTTTTATGCTAACAGGATGAGATTCTCTTTGCTCTTGATTCCGGGCATGATACACATATGGTATGCTCTTTCAGGGTTGAACCTGTTCGCGCTCACAGTCAATCTGCAAACCCGGAACCAGAGGAGATCCCATGTGCGGCCGATTTACCCTACAACTGAGCGCGACACAGCTTGCCGAAATCTTCATGCTTGCAGAGATGCCTGACCTGCTGCCCCGCTTCAATATTGCGCCGAGCCAACAGATTGCTGTCATCAGGAGCCTCGGCGGCGAAAACCGGCTCGATCTCATGAAATGGGGCCTTGTTCCGTCATGGGCCGACGATCCCGCCATCGGCTACCGGTTGCTCAATGCACGGGCGGAAACTGTCTTTGAAAAGCGCACCTTCCGTCAGGCGGTCCGCACCCGCCGATGCCTGATCCCTGCCACCGGCTTCTACGAATGGCGTCAGCACGACACGGAGAAATCCCCCTACTATGTCGGCATGGCCGATGGTTCTCCCATGGGGTTTGCCGGCATCTGGGAACACTGGAAAACCCCTGAAGGCGCCATCCTCGAATCCTGCGCCATCCTGACGACCAGCGCCAACAAGCTCATGGAAGAGATCCATGACCGGATGCCGGTCATTCTGCATCCTGCCGAATATTCACTCTGGCTGGACCGCGAGGTATCCGAGCCCGAGAGGCTTCTCCCTCTCTGCAAGCCCTACCCTCCCGGTGTCATGACGGCCTATCCTGTCACATCCCTTGTCAACAACCCACGAAACGATACACCGGAATGTATCCTCCCCCTGGGGCCGACCGATGCAACCTCCAGCCCGGAACAGGCGCCCCTCCTGATTGACTGACCGGTCCGCCCCGGCACTCACCGTTTCTTGATGAACGTCCCCTTTTCGAATTCCTCGAAGGCAATCCGCAACTCCTCCTGGGTGTTCATGACAATGGGACCGTACCAGGCAACCGGTTCGTGCAGCGGTTTGCCGGCGATAAAGAGAAACCGGACCCCCGCTTCCCCGGCGGTAACGCAGATCTCCGCCCCATCCCGCTCATAGAGGACAACCGTTTCCGGCCCGCAGATGCAGCTCCTGGCGACATCCGTCCAGCCGGCTCCCATCATTTCATAGGCAAAGGCGTCACGGCAATCGTCGAAATACCCCTCGCCGGCCAACAGATAGGCAATGGCCGTATGCCCCTCCTTGACCGGATGGCGGAACTCCGTGCCGGGAGGGACGCTGACGTCGAGCATCTCCGGTTCGATGACGATGTCCTGCACCGGCCCCTCGGTGCCGTTCAGGCGGCCGCTGACGATCTTGATCCTGACGCCGGAGTCCATGACGACTTCGGGGATATCGGCAGCCTTCACGTCCCGGTAACGCGGGGCCATCATCTTCTGCGCCGCCGGCAGGTTGGCCCAGAACTGGAACCCCCACATGGTCCCGGTCGGGCTTTTGCGCGGCATCTCCTGGTGGATGATGCCGCTGCCGGCCGTCATCCACTGCACGTCACCCGCACCGATCACCCCTTTGTTCCCCATGCTGTCGCCATGCTCGACCAGCCCCTCAAGCACGTAGGTGATGGTTTCTATGCCACGGTGGGGGTGCCAGGGGAAGCCGGGCAGGTATTCTGCCGGGTTGGAGGTATGGAAATCGTCCAGCATCAGGAATGGATCGAAGAGCGGCACCTGGGAATAGCCGAATGCCCGCTTGAGATGAACGCCGGCCCCCTCGATGGTGGGCCGGCTCTTCAGGATCCTGCCGATTTTTCGCCTGGTCATGGTCCCCCCTGCTCAAGATAGTGTGATAGCTGCCTTCTATTGCCTCAAGTGTATCAGAAGGCAAAACAGTCGCAGCCGGGCCCTCGCCACATTTTACCGGAGATCCGGCGGAAATCCCGGTGCAACGGATTGCTGCAGCGGCGTGGAGATACTGCCTGCAGTGCTGCGGCCTTCAGCAATTCGCCATGACGGTATGCACCGCCATACGCCCTTGTTGGCGACCAGTCGGGGCTTGCCGGCGGCAATGGCGGCGCAAGCGGGGCGAATTCGCCGCTGGCGTGCACGATCTTCCCGCCCATGATGGTCAGCAATGCCTCGATGTTCCTGATCTCCTGTTCGGGAGCGGTGAAATAGTCCGCCGACAGTACCGCCAGGTCGGCCAGTTGCCCCGCCGCGATCCTCCCCTTCTTCCCCTCGTCGCCGGAGAACCAGGAGCTCCCTTCGGTGTAAAGCCTGAGCGCCGTGGTGCGGCTGAGGCGATTCTTCTCATCATAGAGCGCCAACCCGCCCACGGTTTTGCCGCTTACCAGCCACTGGAGGGAAACCCAGGGGTTGTAGCTGGATACGCGGGTGGCATCGGTCCCGGCGCCGACCGGAATGCCGAGGTTCAGCATCCTGGCGATGGGGGGGGTTCGCAATGCCTGCTCGGCGCCGTAGCGAGACACGAAATATTCGCCCTGGAAGGCCATCCGGTCCTGGATGGCTATGCCGCCGCCAAGACTCTTTACCCGCTCCATGTTCCGGTCCGAGATGGTTTCGGCATGGTCGAAGAACCAGCGCAGCCCGTCGAACGGGATCTCCCGGTCGATCTCCTCGAACAGGTCGAGAAAGCGGGAGATGGATTCATCGTAGGTGGCATGCAGGCGAAACGGCCAGCGTTTCTCCACCAACAGGCCGACTACCTTCTTCAGCTCCGCCTCCATGCCTGGTTCGAGGTCGGGACGCGGCTCCAGGAAGTCCTCGAAGTCGGCTGCAGAGAAGACCAGCATCTCGCCGGCGCCATTTACCTTGTAGAGATCGCTCCCTCTTCCCGGCTCGGTAATACCGATCCAGCGGGCAAAGTCGTCATACTCCTCGTGCGGCCGCTGGGTGAAGAGGTTGTAGGCGATCCGCAGGGTCAGTTCATCCTTTCCGGCCAGATGCTCGACGACCCGGTAATCATCGGGATAGTTCTGGAAACCTCCGCCGGCATCGATGCAGCTGGTGATCCCCAGCCGGTTCAATTCTCGCATGAAGTGGCGGGTCGAATTGACCTGGTCTGCGAAATCGAGCTTCGGTCCCCTGGCCAGACTGGCATAGAGGATCAGGGCATTGGGCCTGGCGATCAACAGTCCGGTCGGATTGCCGGTCTTGTCGCGCTGGATCTCCCCGCCCGGAGGGTTGGGGGTCTCCTTCGTGTAGCCAAGCACCCGCATTCCGGCCCGGTTGACGAACGCCCGGTCGTACAGGTGCAGGACAAAGACCGGGGTGTCGGCAGAGACCGCATTGATCTCATCCAGGGTCGGCATCCGCCCCTCGGCGAACTGGAATTCGGTCCAGCCGCCGATGACCCGCACCCACTGGGGGGACGGTGTGCGCAGGGCCTGCTCTCGCAGCATCTCCAGCGCCGTGGCCAGCGACGGGACGCCGTCCCAGCGCAGCTCCATGTTGAAATTGAGCCCGCCCCTGATGACATGGATATGGGAGTCATTGAGGCCAGGGATGACGCACCGCCCCTTGAGGTCGATGGTTATGGTATCCGCATCTGCAAAGGGCCTTATCTTACGCTCGTCGCCAACCGCAATGAAGCGGCCGTCGCGAATTGCGACAGCCGACGCCTCAGGAGCGACCGGGTCGAGTGTTGCAATACGGCCATTGACCAGGATCGTGTCTGTATGTCCGGTTGTCATGATTGCACCTCCGTTCGTGCTGCTCAGTACGCCGCTTCTCCAGCCCTGCTCGGCAGTGTGCCCTGCATATGGTTTAGGCATACTCCACGCCTTCCCCATAGGACCACCGTGCTCCAATGTACCCTTTGCCGGATCGAGCAGTTCTGCGATGCATCTCATCATTAAGAATCGATCGGATCTTCTTTAATTAAACTCTAGCGCACTTCACCGGATCCTTCCCCATACTCTTTTCTATTGTCAGGTATGTCTTTTTGTTATAGCTTTACCCCATGGAACTTCGCCATATCAGATACTTCATCGCTGCTGCGGAAGAGCTCAATATCAGCAAGGCATCACGCCGGCTGAACGTCTCCCAGCCAGCCATGAGCCGCCTGATCCGCGATCTCGAAGGCGAACTGGGGACGCAGCTCTTCATCCGGGAGCGATTTGGCCTCAGCTTGACCACTGCGGGCGAAAAGCTGCTGGTGTATGGACGCCAGATCCTGGATATCTGCAACGAGGCAAAAAGGGTCATCGGGAATCTGCCCGAGGCGGGAGCCGCGTTGAATATCGGCTTCATTGCCTCGTCATTGGACCCGTTTCTAGGAGAGGCGTTGCGATCGTTCCGTGAGCTCTATCCGGAAATGCAGGTACGGATTCATGAACTATCGCCGGCAGAGCAGGCCCATGCCCTGAGGAAACGGCTGATCGACGTGGCCCTGCTCGGGAATCCCTGCGGGGCGGTACGGGATGAGTTCGAGGTGAGAAACTTGTTTACCCTGGAGGAGCATGCAGTCTTACCTGTGCAGCACCCCCTGGCAGGCAGGAAATTCATCAGGGTGGAAGAACTTGCCGGGAACGATTTCATCGGCTACAACGAGCAGAGCTTTCCCGGCAGAAACCAGACTATCGTCGACGCCTGCATGGTGGGGGGATTCAAGCCCAGTTTCCGCTACAAGGCGGACAGCCTGGTGGAGGTGCTGGCAATGATCGGTTCCGGAGCAGGGGTATGCCTGATGCCGGCCGATGTCGCCACCCTCCCCCATCCCCACGCGGTCTTTATCCCGGTGCAGGAAAAGCTCGAACCGGTCCAGTTTGCAGCTGCCTGGCGGCGCGACGACGAGCGGATTCCCCTCAGACATCTCTTGGACTGCATCGAGAAACCTACCCACCGCTGACCCTACCCCGCACAATCACCACTGTGCCCTGCAGTTACGGGCTGTCCAGCACCAGGCGGACCTTCTCCGTCATGTTGGCAAGCGAGAACGGTTTCTGGATGAAATGAGCCCCTGCATCCAGCACGCCGTGGTGGGCTATGATGTCGGCCGTATAGCCTGACATGAAGAGGCGCTTCATGCGGGGATAGAGGGTAAGGAGGTTTTTGGCCAGATCGCGGCCGTTCATTTCCGGCATGATCACGTCGGTCATGAGCAGGTTGATCTCCCCGACGTGTTCCCTGGCAAACTGGATCGCCTCGCCCGGGGTTGTCGCCGCCAGGACGGCATACCCCTGCTCCTCCAACATCATGGAAGTTATTTCCAGGATGGCCGGTTCGTCCTCCACCAGCAGAATGGTCTCATGGCCGCGCTGAACCGGGGACGAAGCAGCCTCTGGCTGCACCTCATGAATCTTCCCTGCATGGCGGGGGAGATAGACCGAAAAGGTAGAGCCCTGTCCCGGTTCGCTGTAGATGTTGATGAAACCGCTGTTCTGCCTGACTGCACCATAGACTGTTGCCAGCCCCAGACCGGTCCCCTTCCCCATTTCCTTGGTCGTGTAAAACGGTTCGAATATGTGGCTCTGCGTCTCCCTGTCCATGCCGCAGCCGTCGTCGCTCACGGCAAGCCGCACATACTCCCGCGGCTCCGCGTCCGGGTTATGGGCGCAATAGGCGGCATCGACACTGCAGTTTTCCGTGACTATGGCAATCCGGCCGGTGTCCTCGATGGCGTCCCGGGCATTAACGCACAGATTGGCAAGGATCTGGTCTACCTGTGACGGGTCCATCATCACCGGCCAGAGATCGGGTGCCGGCCTGAAAGTGAGCGTAATATCCTCTCCGATGAGCCGTTGCAGCATCTGAAGCATCTCCCCAACAGTCTCGTTGAGATCGATGACCTTGGGTGTGACCGTCTGTTTCCGGGCAAAGGCCAGTAACTGCCGTGTAAGGTCGGCAGAACGCTCCGCTGCCTTGCGGATTTCTACAAGTTGCGCAAAGAGGTGATGGGAAGGGTCCATTCTCAGGAGCCCAATTTCCGTATGGCCCAGGATGACTCCCAGCATATTGTTGAAATCATGGGCCACTCCGCCGGCCAGACGGCCGATGGACTCCATCTTCTGGGCCTGTCTGAGCTGGCCTTCAAGTGCGGCTTTCTCTGCCTCTGCACGTTTCCGCTCGGAAATATCCTGGACAAAGCTCACAATTTGCCCACCCTCAACCGGCCGGAACTGTGCACTGACTTCGACGTCATACACAGACCCATCCTTACGGCGGTGCCTGGTCTCGAAGCGATCATTGCCCTGTTCGACAACAATTTGAATATGGGCAGCAGCGTCATCTCTTGTTTCCATGGCCTCGATATCATGCACGGTCAACGTCAAAAGCTCGTGCATGCTGTAACCGCTCATGCGGCAATAGGTCTCATTAACCTCAAGGAAGCGCCCCTGCAAATCCATCAGCCAGATGCCGTCCATGGCCGTTCGCAGGATAGTCCGGTGCCGTTCCTCACTCTTGCGCAAAGACTCTTCGTTCAGTTTCTGCTCGGTGATGTCGACTGCAATGCTGAGGAGAACGCGCTTGCCGTTGCCGACTTTTCCCAATGGTGTGGCCTGGAAGTGCCAGATCCTTTTCGCGCCGTTTTTCGCCGTTATCGTCCATTCCCCGTTATCGACCGTCCGGTCAATCTCGAAAAGGTTATCGATATATGCCTTTATGCTCTCTGACCGCTCCCCGTAGGCACGTTCGGTCCAATCGGCCAGCGTCGGGATATCTTCCAGGGTGTAGCCGGAAAGGGTCGTCCAGCCGAGACTGAGTTGCAAAACCCTGTTGTCTTCATCGTGAATCATGATGGGAATCGGCGAATTGTAAATGGCCGACCTGAAGAGCATCTGTGCCGTGTTGAGCTCGGCGGTACGCTCCACTACCCGCTTTTCCAGTTCCTTTGCCTGCTGTTCGATCTGGCGGAATGCCAGGGCGTTTTTCAGGGCAAGGGCAATCGGCGATGAAAGGAGATGGATGATCTGGTTTGTCTCGGCGATGCGGTCAATCCCCGGCAGATCAAACAGGAGCAGCATGCCGATCAGTTCGCCGGCGGCACGCAGCGGAAACCGTGCGACAGACTGGATGCCTGCCCGCACCAGCACTCCCTTCAAGGGAAGATCTGCGGGAAGTCCGTCCGGAGAGTACGGCAGTTCTCCAGGGGTATGCTCAAGGCAAAACAGATCGAGCTCCGCTGGTGCAAAGAGATCGAATCTCCGCAGCGGACTGACATGCAACAGGCTATCTCTTTCAGGCCTTTTACGATGGGCTAGGACCATCACGGTCCTGGCGCCGCTCAGTTCGCGCAGGTGATCGGTCAGGACCTCACCCAGTTTCTGCGGCGATGTGGAAACCAGAAGTTCGGTAATGACCTCGATGGCCATCAACTGGGCTGCCGGCGAGGAAAGTGTGCAGGGTTCCGTCGCACTCATGCCGATTCCTCGTGCTGCCCTTCTGAACAGGCCTCTTCCCGTGCCGCCAGCAGGGTCGCCAGCATGGTATCCAGGGAAACCGT of Geobacter sp. contains these proteins:
- a CDS encoding TerC family protein yields the protein MEWLTDPQVWLALATLTALEIVLGIDNIIFISILAGKLPAHQQEKARLTGLGLAMFIRIALLFSLTWLMGLTAPLFTVIGNEISGRDLILLSGGLFLLGKSTMEIHEKLEGKEGHSSTRAGSNFAAVIVQILLLDIVFSLDSIITALGMASKVGVMVAAVVLAVGFMMLFSGKISAFVDRHPTIKMLALSFLILIGVALIGDGLDRHLPKGYIYFAMAFSVMVEMLNLRLRQTGTPVKLHQPFTEEEENAALEKTS
- a CDS encoding amidohydrolase family protein; protein product: MTTGHTDTILVNGRIATLDPVAPEASAVAIRDGRFIAVGDERKIRPFADADTITIDLKGRCVIPGLNDSHIHVIRGGLNFNMELRWDGVPSLATALEMLREQALRTPSPQWVRVIGGWTEFQFAEGRMPTLDEINAVSADTPVFVLHLYDRAFVNRAGMRVLGYTKETPNPPGGEIQRDKTGNPTGLLIARPNALILYASLARGPKLDFADQVNSTRHFMRELNRLGITSCIDAGGGFQNYPDDYRVVEHLAGKDELTLRIAYNLFTQRPHEEYDDFARWIGITEPGRGSDLYKVNGAGEMLVFSAADFEDFLEPRPDLEPGMEAELKKVVGLLVEKRWPFRLHATYDESISRFLDLFEEIDREIPFDGLRWFFDHAETISDRNMERVKSLGGGIAIQDRMAFQGEYFVSRYGAEQALRTPPIARMLNLGIPVGAGTDATRVSSYNPWVSLQWLVSGKTVGGLALYDEKNRLSRTTALRLYTEGSSWFSGDEGKKGRIAAGQLADLAVLSADYFTAPEQEIRNIEALLTIMGGKIVHASGEFAPLAPPLPPASPDWSPTRAYGGAYRHGELLKAAALQAVSPRRCSNPLHRDFRRISGKMWRGPGCDCFAF
- a CDS encoding ribbon-helix-helix protein, CopG family, whose translation is MRYYRKKPQDESSKAQKRRRDDTALKNVVSLRISDKEKKILERITKASSKNVSEVIREALDLWMAQRQRLCLDV
- a CDS encoding PAS domain S-box protein; its protein translation is MSATEPCTLSSPAAQLMAIEVITELLVSTSPQKLGEVLTDHLRELSGARTVMVLAHRKRPERDSLLHVSPLRRFDLFAPAELDLFCLEHTPGELPYSPDGLPADLPLKGVLVRAGIQSVARFPLRAAGELIGMLLLFDLPGIDRIAETNQIIHLLSSPIALALKNALAFRQIEQQAKELEKRVVERTAELNTAQMLFRSAIYNSPIPIMIHDEDNRVLQLSLGWTTLSGYTLEDIPTLADWTERAYGERSESIKAYIDNLFEIDRTVDNGEWTITAKNGAKRIWHFQATPLGKVGNGKRVLLSIAVDITEQKLNEESLRKSEERHRTILRTAMDGIWLMDLQGRFLEVNETYCRMSGYSMHELLTLTVHDIEAMETRDDAAAHIQIVVEQGNDRFETRHRRKDGSVYDVEVSAQFRPVEGGQIVSFVQDISERKRAEAEKAALEGQLRQAQKMESIGRLAGGVAHDFNNMLGVILGHTEIGLLRMDPSHHLFAQLVEIRKAAERSADLTRQLLAFARKQTVTPKVIDLNETVGEMLQMLQRLIGEDITLTFRPAPDLWPVMMDPSQVDQILANLCVNARDAIEDTGRIAIVTENCSVDAAYCAHNPDAEPREYVRLAVSDDGCGMDRETQSHIFEPFYTTKEMGKGTGLGLATVYGAVRQNSGFINIYSEPGQGSTFSVYLPRHAGKIHEVQPEAASSPVQRGHETILLVEDEPAILEITSMMLEEQGYAVLAATTPGEAIQFAREHVGEINLLMTDVIMPEMNGRDLAKNLLTLYPRMKRLFMSGYTADIIAHHGVLDAGAHFIQKPFSLANMTEKVRLVLDSP
- a CDS encoding pirin family protein, producing MTRRKIGRILKSRPTIEGAGVHLKRAFGYSQVPLFDPFLMLDDFHTSNPAEYLPGFPWHPHRGIETITYVLEGLVEHGDSMGNKGVIGAGDVQWMTAGSGIIHQEMPRKSPTGTMWGFQFWANLPAAQKMMAPRYRDVKAADIPEVVMDSGVRIKIVSGRLNGTEGPVQDIVIEPEMLDVSVPPGTEFRHPVKEGHTAIAYLLAGEGYFDDCRDAFAYEMMGAGWTDVARSCICGPETVVLYERDGAEICVTAGEAGVRFLFIAGKPLHEPVAWYGPIVMNTQEELRIAFEEFEKGTFIKKR
- a CDS encoding LysR family transcriptional regulator, which gives rise to MELRHIRYFIAAAEELNISKASRRLNVSQPAMSRLIRDLEGELGTQLFIRERFGLSLTTAGEKLLVYGRQILDICNEAKRVIGNLPEAGAALNIGFIASSLDPFLGEALRSFRELYPEMQVRIHELSPAEQAHALRKRLIDVALLGNPCGAVRDEFEVRNLFTLEEHAVLPVQHPLAGRKFIRVEELAGNDFIGYNEQSFPGRNQTIVDACMVGGFKPSFRYKADSLVEVLAMIGSGAGVCLMPADVATLPHPHAVFIPVQEKLEPVQFAAAWRRDDERIPLRHLLDCIEKPTHR